The genomic window CCAGGCCAGTCCGTTTCCCAGGTAGCGGGCGCAGAGGTAGCTGAAAAGGCTTAGACCCATCAGGTTTCCGGCGAGGTGGCCTAGGTCGGCATGCAGCGTCATGGCGGTGAAAACGCGCCACCACTGGCCTCCTTCCTGCAAGGCTCGGCTAGCGTTCGCCCCTTGCTCCTGCAGCCAAGGAAACTGGTTTTGCAGAGCGAAGAGGGTGACGAGACATCCGAGAGCCGCGATGCAGGGCAGCTTGCTGACGGACCGATCCGCGAGGACCAGGCGGCGAGGAGGCCAGAACCGGTTTAGCCTTTCCGATAGCCGGACCTCGCGAAGCAGACGCTGGGCTTCGGAGCGCGGCACGATCAACAGAAAGCGATCGCCCTCCTTTCGCACCCAATAGGCCTGCCCGCCCGCCAGGACGGACAGCCCGGCGTCGTGGGCTGCCTTGTGGGTGCGGTAGCTTCCGATCACCGCGAATTCGGTGTCGAGCTCGTCGCGATCCGGGATGCGCTCAGGTTGCTCGCTCATGTGTCTTGCCGGCCACAGGTGTACAGGCCTAGGGCGACCTCGAGCCAACAAAAACCGCTTGGCCACCGCTTTTTCGGGTGATCGCTCATCGGAAGCGTTTTTTTAGCAGCGGGATGTAACGCTGGCGGCGTTTCGCGGTTACTAGTCTGTGTGAGCGCGACCTCTTCCTTGCTTCCTACTCTCCGCCAATCCCTGCGCCGCCTCCGACGCGAGCGCGGTTTCACTGCCACGGTGCTGGTGACGCTGGCTCTTTGCATCGGTGCGAACGTGGCCATGTTCGCCGTGATCGACGCGGTGCTGCTGCGAGCTTTGCCCTATCCTCAAGCAGAACGGCTGGTCACGGTGATGAATTCCTATCCCGGGGCGGGCGCCGAGCGCATCGGGGCGTCGTTGCCGAACTACTACGAGCGCCGAGAAGGCGTGTCGGCCTTCGAATCGGTGTCCATCCGGCAGGATGGCAGCGCTGTCATAGGCGAGGCAGGTTCGCCCCAGCGGGTGCGACGCGACCGGGTATCGCCCGAGTTTTTCGACACGCTGGGGGCGAAGCTGATCATGGGGCAGCGGTTTTCGGAGGATCAGATGCTGTATGAAAACGCCCAGGTCCTGATCATCACCTACGAGTTCTGGCAGGACTATTTCAATGGCGATCCCGATGTGCTGAACCGCGAAATCATTGTGGACAGCCTTTCCAACCGCGTGGTGGGCGTGTTGGAGCCGGGCTTTCGTTTCCTCGATAGCCAAGCCCGCTTCTTCATCCCGACCGCCTCCTCGCTGGAGGACCGCGAGATCAACCGGCGCCATTCCAACAATTTCCAGATGATCGCTCGCTTGGCGGAAGGCGTTTCGGTGGAGGCGGCCCAGGCGGAGATGGACGCCTACAACGAAGCGTTGCTGGAGAACGATCCGTTTGCGGAGATCGTTCGCAACGCCGGTTTCACCACCTTTGTGGTGGATCTGCGCGATGAGGTGGTGCGGGAGTTCAAGCCCCTGCTGCTCATCCTGCAGGCGGGAGCCCTCTCGTTGCTGCTGATCGGCTGCGTGAACCTGGTGAACCTGCTGCTCATCCGTGCCAAGGGCCGCAGCAAGGAAAGCGCGGTGCGCCAGTCTCTGGGAGCGGGGAAACGTCACGTGATCGGCGAGACCTTGAGCGAGACGGTGGCGCTGGCTCTTGGCGGCGGCGCTTTGGGGCTGGGAGTGGGGTACTTGGGTATCCGCCTGTTGGAGACGCTGGGAGCCCGCGAGCTGCCGCTGGGCACGCTCATCGTTTTCGACTGGCGGGTGGGAGTGGTATCGCTGGTCGGGGCATTGGTGGTAGGGCTCGTTTTGGCGGCCCCCATCGTGGCCATGAATGTCCGGCGCGATCTCGCCCCGGCCCTGCAGACCGAATCCCGCAGCGGCACCCTTTCGAAGGCTGGCCAGCGGGCTCGTCATGGCTTCATCGTGGTGCAGATCGCCTTGGCCTTCGCCCTTCTGGCGGGGGCGGGCATGCTGGGCTTGAGCCTGCGCAAGGCCTTGCAGAACGAGGCCGGATTTCGAACCGAGAGGATTCTCACTGCCAGCTTGAACCTGCCGTGGAAGAACTATCAGGAGGACGAGCAGAAGCGGCAGTTTTTGGAGCGTTTGCTCGGGGAGCTGAGGGCCTTGCCCGGCATCAGCGAAGCGGGCTTTACCAGCGCCTTGCCCTTTTCGGGAAACGTGAGCAACAACGCGACGGTGGTGGAAGGGGTGGAGCTGAAGCCCGGCGACTCGCTGCGGGCCCATTACGTCGGTTTCGCCATGGGCGAGTATTGGAAGGCGCTTGCCATTCCGTTGGTGGAGGGGCGTTTCCTGGAGGATGCCGACCTGAGCTCGGAGCAAAGGATCTGCGTGGTGGACAAGGCCTTTGCGGATCGCTACTGGCCGGGCGAAAGCGCCCTCGGGCGCCGCCTCGCGATGGACGTGGAAATCAACGAAGAGAACGCTGTGACCGTGGTGGGCGTGGTCGGCACGGTGAAGCAGAACTCGCTCACCGAGGAGGTGCCGCAAGGAAGCGTTTTCATGCCTTATTCGCTGCGTTCGGACCGGTTTTTCTATCTGGTGGTCCGCACCGCAATGAGTCCTGAAGTCATGACAAACTCGATACGGCAGAAGGTGCTCTCCATCGATCCGGAATTGCCCCTGGACGACGTGCGCGTGATGCAGCAGCGCATCGACGACAGCCTGCTCGCCCGGCGTTCCCCCGCCATCCTAGCCGGGATCTTCGCTGGAGTGGCTCTGCTGCTGGCGTCGGTCGGCACCTATGGGGTGCTCGCCTACGCGGTGGGCGAACGCACACGTGAGATCGGGGTGCGCGTGGCGATCGGGGCCTCGCGAGTGGTGGTGCTGCGCCAGTTTCTGCTCATGGGCGGCAGACTGCTCCTGTTTGGCTTGCTGCTTGGTTGCCTGGCTGCATGGGCGGCGGGTCTGGGGATGCGTAGCGTGCTGTACGAGGTGGACTCCTTCCATGTTGGCATCGTCGCGGTGGCGGCGGGTATGATGAGTGTGATCGTGGTGTGTTCCACCTTTCTGCCATCGCGACGAGCCGCATCGATTTCCCCCATGGAGGCCATGCGGGAGGCGTAGCGAGCGAGCGTATCGGAACCATAGATACAAGCCCTTGCGATCGAGCCGGAACGCGTCCCTCGCGAGAGGGGCGTTCCGCGCTCGAACGTTAAGCGTTTCAAGGTAGGGATGATGTGAGACCGTTGGACATGCCCAGCGGATTCACAGGTGGTATGACGCTTACGACGCCTGGGTGTTGCATTACGTTTTTGTAATTCGATCTGCGTGGGTTCACCTTCTCAGGAATTGCTTAGTCGTTTGCTCGATTTCTCTTGAGGGGATGGGCGGAGTTTGGGATCACGCTTGCTGTGCGTTACGGTCTTCTCTTCCGCCTGCGAACCTGCGTCCTTCTCAACTTCCTGCTTGTTGTCGCGACGCAGGGGTTTTCCAAGCTTCCGGCATTCGAGCCCTTGTCCGCTGAAGAGCTGGCCCTCGAGGCGCCGCGGGTCGATGCGGAGGCGGACGTGGAGCTGCTGTTTCGCAGCGTTAAGGTGAACGACCGCTCTTTCGGGATCACGCGGCGCTGGGAGAGCTACCATCGGCTCAAGGTATTCACGCGCAAAGGGGTCGATCAGTTGGGGGTGTTCAACCTGGAGTTCGAAAAGGGCGAATCGAGAATCTCCGACTTCAAGGCTCGGGTGACGCATCCGGATGGGTCGGTTTTCGAGCTGAGCAAGAAGGATCTCTATCGAAACGCTAGGTTCGAGGATGGGGATGATAGCCGGAACGTCATGTCGTTTGCCGTGCCGCACCTGCAGGTGGGCAGCATCGTGGAATATGCCTGGAGCGAGTCGGTGGACGATGGAGTCTTCTACCCGCTGTCGATGTTTCTCGAGATGAGATGGCCCACTTGGAAGTACCGTATCGAGATCGTGCCGAGCCGGATGTACCCCTCGACCATGCGAGGCCTCAATTGCGACGTGGCGTTCGAGAAGACCAGCGACTCGACCTATTTGATCGTAGGAGAGAACATTCCTGCGTGGCGGAGCGAGCCCTACGCCCCGCCGGGTTTGGACTATCGGGCATGGGTCTTCATGCTCTACGTGCTGGATGCCGACATTTTCGACAACCAAACGTTCTGGGACAAGGAGGCGGACGAGCTTTGGAGTCAGACCAAACGTTTCGTGAAGCCCAAGCAGGGCGCGGTCAGGAAGCTGGCTGCCGAGCTCTTCGCCGGGACGAAGGATGGTGAAGAGATGCTCCGTAGAGCTTATCGCTACTGCGCGGAGGAGATAACGAACGTGAATTCCGCTCAGGCGGGTTTCACTAGCGAGGAACGAGAGAAGCTGAAGGATGTGGATTCACCCGCCGAAACCATCAAGCGCGGCTATGGCAGCGGCTTGGACGTGAACCGGCTCTTCGCTTCGCTCGCTGCCGCCGCAGGGTACGAGGTTTTGCTGGCCCGGGTGAACGATTCCAGCGAGATGATGTTCGTGCCCTCGATCATGAATGTGAGGCTGGCGTTCCCAGAGGAGGTTGTCGCGGTGCGGGAGAAGGAAAGCGATTTGTGGCGTTACTTCGATCCGGGCTACAGCTACCTGCCGTTCGAGACGTTGATTGCTGGCTGCGTCAACGCTCCCGCCCTGATCGCCAATCCCAAGAAGGCGAAACTTGGGATGACGCCGCCGGCGCCTCCGGAGTTCAGCGCGATCCGACGATGGGCGGACCTGGAGCTGGACGCGTCAGGCGACTTGTCGGGCACGGTGACGGTATCGTATTCTGGATACATGGGAATTCGGCGTAAACGCTTCTACGATGAACGATCGGAGTCCGAACGGGAAGAAGCCTACACGAAGCGCTTGGTAGAGAAGCTGGCCGGCTGCCGTATCACGGATTTCAAGATGGAAAACGTCTTCTCACGGGACGAACCGCTGGTGGTGAGCTACACGATCCATGCTCCTGCCTATGCGGAGCGCCTGGGAAAGCGGCTATTCGTTCAGCCAAACTTCTTCCAATATGGCGAAGATCCCCTATTCACCGCTGAAGAGCGGAAACAGCAGATCGTGTTTCCCTTTCTTTGGGAGGAAACGGATGAGATAACGTTGACGTTTCCGGACGGGTTCAAGCCGGAAGAAGCGTCGTCACCAGGAAATGGGTACGACGCGAACTATATCTACTACAAGAGCGTCTATGGGCTGAACGATGCGAAAAACAAGCTGCGATGCCTCCGGGATTTCAGGATCAAAGGGAACGGGTTTCTACCAAAAGGGTATGCAATATTGAAAAAGCTTTTCGAAAGCGTGAACCAACAGGACACGCATGTATTGACCTTGGTGAGGAGCGAGGGTTCGGAGTTATATGATAGTATTTAGATTATGGATACGTGAGGCGATGAGTCTCCTGTTGGCGCTTTCCTCGATCTGCGTTCACGTGGAGGCTGCCAAGGCTCCGGAGTGGCTTGCTCCATTGCTGAACATCGAGCCGGATGAAGCCGCTAGGAAAGCGGGAGGTATGGTGCTATGGGACGAGGCGATCTACGACTATAGCGAGGAGGGCGTGGTTGAGGAAGACGTTCGCTGGGCTGTGAAGATCCTGGACCGCAAGCATCGGTCTATGGCTCAGGCCACCGTTCTGTACGAGGAGGATCTGTCCCAAATAAGGAATTTTCGCGTCTGGATGGTCGATCCGAAGGGAGAGGTGTATCAGTACAAAAAGAAGGACGCAGTTGACTCGATGTCTCAGATGTCAGCTTTGCACAGCACGCTACGAGGCAAAACCCTGTCGTTGGAAGGCGATGTGAGAGAGGGAAGCGTATTCGCTTATGAATACACCACTAAAGTACGCACCATCTTTTCGGAAAGGTTTTGGTACCTGAATAGCCAGGTCCCGGTGCTTCGATCCGAGATCGCGGTGATACCGCCCAGGAACTGGACCGCCGAAGCGCTGCGTCTGAACGGAGCGAAAGCCGTCGAACGCCGCTCGGGCAAGGCCTACGTTTGGGAGTCTCGAGACTTGCCTCCTTTTAGGATGGAGGCGGATGGGCCGACGTGGGCGGCTACGCGTCCGTTTCTGGCAGTACGGCTGCTGCCTGGCGAGCAGGCGTCTCCCTCGCGTTTCAAGACCTTCACCAGCTGGAAGGACGTCGCTCTATGGGATGTCGAGACGAACGATCGTCAGATCGAGCCCGATGCGGCGATTCGAGCGAAGGTCGAGGAGATCTGCCAAGGGCTCTCGGACGATTGGCAGAAAGTGAAGGCCATCGCGGCGTACGCTCAGTCGGTGAACTACGTTTCAATCAATGAGGATGTGTATCAGGGCGGGGGATACAAGCCATTTCATGCGAGGGAGGTGTTCGCTCGCCACTATGGCGATTGCAAGGACAAGACCGCTCTGATGCGCTCGATGCTGCTCAGCATCGGTATGGAATCCTACGCCGTTTCAGCGGATGCCGGAGACGCCCCCTATGTCGATCCTGCATTGCCGTCTCCACGCCAATTCAACCATTGCATCGTGGCGATTCCGGTGGAGGAGGACTATGCCAGTTCAGCGGTCGTTTCGGACCAATGGTTGGGAAAGGTCATGCTCTTCGATCCCACCAGCACGCAGACGCCCTTCGGCCATTTGCCGAGCTCGCTTCGCGACTCCTATGTCCTGATTGGCTCGGATAGAACGGAAGGTCTCACGCCGGTGCCTCCTCTAGAGCCGCAGGAGAATTCGCTCGTTCGGGAGCTTGAGATCCAATTGATGGATACGGGATTGGCGAAGGCTAGGCTGACCGAAACCTGCCAAGGGAACCAAGCGTTGAGGGAGCGCCGCTTTCGCGAGCGTCGCAGCGAATCGGAATACGAAGAAATGTTGGCGGAACGGCTTAGCAAGGCGGGCTCCAGCGTCAAGGTTCAGGAGTTCTCTTTCGAAGACAGCTTCCAGGAGAACCGAACCACCTTATCGGTCGTCTGCGAAATGAACGCCTACGGCCGATCGATGCGTGGCAAGTTTCTCGTTTTCAAACCCTTCCAAATCGATCAGGTCGCTCCATTGGCTCCTGCCCAAGAACCGCGCTCTCAGCCCTACTTGTTTCGCTCGCAGAGCAGGCGCGAGCGCTCGGAGATAAGGCTTCCGGAGGGATTCGAGGTGGACGACTTCATGACGCCAGCTCTGGTGGAGACGCCTTTTGCTCGCTATGAGGCAAGCGTGCATGTGGTGGACGGCAAGCTGGTTTGCCAGCGTTCCATCACTCATCACGGAGTCGCGGTGCCGCCGGAGCGCTATCACGAGGTGGTGGACTACTACGAAAGGGTTTCGCGCATCGAGCAAACCCCGGTGGTGCTGGCTTTGTCCGAGTGAAGCGGAGTCGACTCGGGAGTCGCCGCCTTAGGGCGTTTGCCTGCGCCCGGCGAGGCCGATAGCCGGTCGTTTCGATCCTGGGCTTGGGGTCTCGCGATGGAGATCCCGCTTCGTCTGGTCGACCGGCCTGATGCCAATCTCCTTGGGGCCTTGGTTCTTGTCCATGCCGACCATCAGCTCGCGCTTTTTCTTCTCGGAGAGCCCATGGGAGATCGCGTATCCAAATTGTTGGGAGAAAAAGGACTCCAGCGGCACCCAGCCGTTTTCCGTTTTGACCTCGTGAGTCCAGGCGCAGATGGTGAGCATCTCGCGCATGGCGTAGCATTTTCGCATGTAGTGCCAGCTCAACCACAGGCTGATCACGCCGACCAGCGTGACGAGGCAGGCCGCGATGTAGGCGGAGCGCGCGGAAAGCGTCGCGTCGGAATCGCGCAGGGCCCCGGTGAGGTTGAAACGGGCGTCGGCAAACATGAAGGTGACGATCAGCGCGTAGGAAAGGACTTGGGCGATTAGAATAGCGTAACGGGTTCGCTTCATTTAGAGTTGGATCTCGGTTTAGGTTGGTTCTGCGACAACAGTTGGTCGCTTGTTCATTCGGACCTAAGATGCGCGGTTTTTCGGGATTGATCCCGAATTAGCGGATACTTCTCCCTAGCGGGCGGATGGACTAGAGGGAACCCTCTGCTCGCCTGTGGTTTCTACTATGCTAGGTACCATTGGAGGCTGGTAACCTTGGGCGCGTAGAGGATGGATACGTTGGCGTTATGCCACGAGGCGTTTACCCCTCGGGACCTCCTGAGGACTTCGATTCAAGCCAGTTCTCCAGGTCGGCGTCCGTGTGCAGGTAGGCGCGGCTTTGGTAGAGCGGGTCGAGCAGGGATCGAGTTTTCGGTTCGGCGAAACGCTGACAGTGCAGGATCGCTTTCACTTTGTGCTCGGGGGCGCGCACCAGTCGGCCTAGGGCCTGATTCACTTTTTGGATACCGGGTTCGAGGTAGGCGCGCTCGAAGCCGTTGCGACCCTGGGATTCGTAGTGCTGGCGTTTCGTTTCCTGCAGGTAGTTCATCTCCGGCAGCGCCGGGCTGACCACGATGGCGCAGCCGGCTTTGCCTCCGAGGGAATCGATGCCTTCGGCGTAGCTGGATCCGAGGATGAGAAACAGGGCGTCGTTGAAGGCGATCGCCTGCTCGAGGTAGGCATTGCGCTCCGCGAGCGTGCCCGCGGCTCGCGGTTGCAGCTCGGATCTGACGAAGGGGTGCTTTACCTGAAGGGCGTCGAGGGCTTGCTTGGCGTAGGCGTAGCTGGGGAAGAAGACCACTACCGGGCTGGCGGCTTGGGCGGCTTTGGCGATGGTGTCGGCGGTCGTTTCGAGGTGGGAGCCGCGTTGCTTGTAGCGGGTGTCGACCCGCAGATCGATGGCGATGTCGTAGGCGTCGTTGCGCCAGGGCGCGGGTGGATTGAGGTGGAAGATGGGCTCCGCCTCTTTGGTGTTGGGCGTTTGGAGATCGGTCAGGACACGGTGATCGCTAAGACCGATCTCGGAGAGGTAGGAGTCGAGAGGGCCGAAGGTGGCGGAGAGGGCGAGCACGCCATCGTATCGAGATAGCTGTGACGCGATGTAGCGGGAGCTGTCGATGCACTCCAGGCGCGCCGCGCCTGCTGCGGGAGACCAGAGCTGGTGGCGCAGCTCGCCGCGTTGGCGACTGGCCTGGGCTGCGCTGAGCAGAAAG from Pelagicoccus sp. SDUM812003 includes these protein-coding regions:
- a CDS encoding rhomboid family intramembrane serine protease; this encodes MSEQPERIPDRDELDTEFAVIGSYRTHKAAHDAGLSVLAGGQAYWVRKEGDRFLLIVPRSEAQRLLREVRLSERLNRFWPPRRLVLADRSVSKLPCIAALGCLVTLFALQNQFPWLQEQGANASRALQEGGQWWRVFTAMTLHADLGHLAGNLMGLSLFSYLCARYLGNGLAWLLIVLAAAASNATNGLLASSLDYRSLGASTAVFAALGLLSGFPVGSFLRSRNPIRSRDWLVPFFGGCTLFAWMGGGEFPTDVPAHLWAFLFGSLGSMAAAGFDWQNKLGPRWQTALLATALILVGSSWCLAFASR
- a CDS encoding ADOP family duplicated permease, encoding MSATSSLLPTLRQSLRRLRRERGFTATVLVTLALCIGANVAMFAVIDAVLLRALPYPQAERLVTVMNSYPGAGAERIGASLPNYYERREGVSAFESVSIRQDGSAVIGEAGSPQRVRRDRVSPEFFDTLGAKLIMGQRFSEDQMLYENAQVLIITYEFWQDYFNGDPDVLNREIIVDSLSNRVVGVLEPGFRFLDSQARFFIPTASSLEDREINRRHSNNFQMIARLAEGVSVEAAQAEMDAYNEALLENDPFAEIVRNAGFTTFVVDLRDEVVREFKPLLLILQAGALSLLLIGCVNLVNLLLIRAKGRSKESAVRQSLGAGKRHVIGETLSETVALALGGGALGLGVGYLGIRLLETLGARELPLGTLIVFDWRVGVVSLVGALVVGLVLAAPIVAMNVRRDLAPALQTESRSGTLSKAGQRARHGFIVVQIALAFALLAGAGMLGLSLRKALQNEAGFRTERILTASLNLPWKNYQEDEQKRQFLERLLGELRALPGISEAGFTSALPFSGNVSNNATVVEGVELKPGDSLRAHYVGFAMGEYWKALAIPLVEGRFLEDADLSSEQRICVVDKAFADRYWPGESALGRRLAMDVEINEENAVTVVGVVGTVKQNSLTEEVPQGSVFMPYSLRSDRFFYLVVRTAMSPEVMTNSIRQKVLSIDPELPLDDVRVMQQRIDDSLLARRSPAILAGIFAGVALLLASVGTYGVLAYAVGERTREIGVRVAIGASRVVVLRQFLLMGGRLLLFGLLLGCLAAWAAGLGMRSVLYEVDSFHVGIVAVAAGMMSVIVVCSTFLPSRRAASISPMEAMREA
- a CDS encoding DUF3857 domain-containing protein yields the protein MRYGLLFRLRTCVLLNFLLVVATQGFSKLPAFEPLSAEELALEAPRVDAEADVELLFRSVKVNDRSFGITRRWESYHRLKVFTRKGVDQLGVFNLEFEKGESRISDFKARVTHPDGSVFELSKKDLYRNARFEDGDDSRNVMSFAVPHLQVGSIVEYAWSESVDDGVFYPLSMFLEMRWPTWKYRIEIVPSRMYPSTMRGLNCDVAFEKTSDSTYLIVGENIPAWRSEPYAPPGLDYRAWVFMLYVLDADIFDNQTFWDKEADELWSQTKRFVKPKQGAVRKLAAELFAGTKDGEEMLRRAYRYCAEEITNVNSAQAGFTSEEREKLKDVDSPAETIKRGYGSGLDVNRLFASLAAAAGYEVLLARVNDSSEMMFVPSIMNVRLAFPEEVVAVREKESDLWRYFDPGYSYLPFETLIAGCVNAPALIANPKKAKLGMTPPAPPEFSAIRRWADLELDASGDLSGTVTVSYSGYMGIRRKRFYDERSESEREEAYTKRLVEKLAGCRITDFKMENVFSRDEPLVVSYTIHAPAYAERLGKRLFVQPNFFQYGEDPLFTAEERKQQIVFPFLWEETDEITLTFPDGFKPEEASSPGNGYDANYIYYKSVYGLNDAKNKLRCLRDFRIKGNGFLPKGYAILKKLFESVNQQDTHVLTLVRSEGSELYDSI
- a CDS encoding DUF3857 domain-containing protein, whose product is MSLLLALSSICVHVEAAKAPEWLAPLLNIEPDEAARKAGGMVLWDEAIYDYSEEGVVEEDVRWAVKILDRKHRSMAQATVLYEEDLSQIRNFRVWMVDPKGEVYQYKKKDAVDSMSQMSALHSTLRGKTLSLEGDVREGSVFAYEYTTKVRTIFSERFWYLNSQVPVLRSEIAVIPPRNWTAEALRLNGAKAVERRSGKAYVWESRDLPPFRMEADGPTWAATRPFLAVRLLPGEQASPSRFKTFTSWKDVALWDVETNDRQIEPDAAIRAKVEEICQGLSDDWQKVKAIAAYAQSVNYVSINEDVYQGGGYKPFHAREVFARHYGDCKDKTALMRSMLLSIGMESYAVSADAGDAPYVDPALPSPRQFNHCIVAIPVEEDYASSAVVSDQWLGKVMLFDPTSTQTPFGHLPSSLRDSYVLIGSDRTEGLTPVPPLEPQENSLVRELEIQLMDTGLAKARLTETCQGNQALRERRFRERRSESEYEEMLAERLSKAGSSVKVQEFSFEDSFQENRTTLSVVCEMNAYGRSMRGKFLVFKPFQIDQVAPLAPAQEPRSQPYLFRSQSRRERSEIRLPEGFEVDDFMTPALVETPFARYEASVHVVDGKLVCQRSITHHGVAVPPERYHEVVDYYERVSRIEQTPVVLALSE